Proteins encoded by one window of Asterias rubens chromosome 18, eAstRub1.3, whole genome shotgun sequence:
- the LOC117302697 gene encoding cationic amino acid transporter 2-like has translation MGDRVGSPGHLCRCFLASISRRKQVPHPPTCGGEVQSSSAAGLRCVPCKLARYGVGHGGSLAIGVFVIVGYVTGEVAGPSALLSLVIASIACLISGYCYAEYTSHYPTRSLPATAYHYVYMLSGEFPAAVVGWSQIITYIAVSSLLGRNISFTFDYLIGYPIQNFTASTLADTTTQFIPKPDFLAFGVVMCVAFLVAFGGKPASLSNAVFNVLSCCVVIAIIVLAGIQLAQQNVDLDAVIFPEGHKGVFQGVALTVFLFSNYDVISTSSKRFTSSPSQTSHALAISSILNLVFYLVVGMFCLLVAPFPWTPVDPFLPSLFKSYWGKGAMYAIGISIIVCLGSALFNNMCSLVYSVFLIGNDGLAFRFLGKLVSRLQSPLYSALIVGVITGTLSIIFQEDVLLELMAIGLLIKQVAVCTYTLSYRYVKVKLDLNENSDLEEILKNGHAKQPDEAEAKTKTVQRNGGHHHRHQKHKSKEKNKRGVKSEERQPTMAGDASQINGKTVHFLDDTSDSSGVSDIGETDIDAIVEEYQERARIASMTHFENPNNHNNKTKTKSPSAFSSAVAVGFSVVVWSCATITSAILTFRLSDLIEGNPWTIAGLVVFVVTALLSLLVIAFQPHREVKPAFQTSLFPLLPFVGIFLNVFLMFSICAEAWTVFGVCIFVGLAMYFCYGICNSVEARRFSIRHPDEERILLPSIPEQAMHEEFLNGQKSKRRNIGYRDFHEEP, from the exons ATGGGGGATCGCGTGGGTAGCCCCGGGCACCTCTGCCGGTGCTTTCTCGCTAGCATCTCCCGGAGGAAACAGGTCCCGCATCCTCCTACGTGCGGTGGGGAGGTCCAGTCCTCATCTGCTGCTGGGTTGCGGTGTGTACCGTGTAAGTTAGCACGGTATGGTGTCGGGCACGGAGGATCCCTCGCTATTGGTGTCTTCGTGATTGTGGGGTACGTGACGGGGGAAGTAGCCGGTCCTTCGGCGTTGCTGAGTTtggtgattgcctccattgcGTGTTTGATATCGG GTTATTGTTACGCCGAGTATACGTCACACTACCCAACCCGTTCACTGCCTGCCACTGCCTACCATTATGTCTACATGCTCTCTGGTGAATTCCCGGCAGCCGTCGTTGGTTGGAGTCAGATCATCACCTACATCGCGGTCTCGTCACTGCTCGGCCGAAATATCAGCTTCACTTTTGACTACCTCATTGGTTACCCCATTCAGAACTTCACTGCATCCACCCTTGCCGATACCACCACGCAGTTCATCCCGAAACCAGACTTTTTAGCCTTTGGCGTTGTCATGTGTGTGGCATTCCTGGTCGCTTTTGGCGGGAAACCGGCATCGCTTTCGAATGCTGTTTTCAACGTGCTGTCATGTTGCGTGGTCATAGCGATCATCGTTTTGGCGGGAATTCAGCTCGCTCAGCAGAATGTGGATTTAGACGCCGTTATATTTCCGGAGGGGCATAAAGGG GTGTTTCAAGGAGTTGCCCTTACAGTGTTTCTCTTCAgtaattatgacgtcatctctACGTCATCCAAAAGGTTTACCTCTTCACCCAGTCAAACCTCCCACGCACTGGCCATATCGTCCATACTGAACTTGGTGTTTTACCTTGTGGTTGGTATGTTTTGCCTCTTGGTGGCGCCCTTCCCATGGACGCCCGTCGATCCATTTCTTCCGAGTCTCTTTAAGTCATACTGGGGGAAGGGAGCGATGTATGCTATTGGAATAAGTATTATTGTTTGCCTCGGATCCGCCCTCTTTAACAACATGTGCTCGTTGGTGTACAGCGTGTTCCTGATTGGAAATGATGGGCTTGCGTTCCGGTTCCTGGGCAAGCTGGTCTCAAGGCTACAGTCCCCGCTGTATTCCGCATTAATCGTCGGAGTCATCACCGGAACTCTTAGCATCATCTTTCAGGAGGATGTTCTTCTTGAATTGATGGCGATAGGTCTCTTGATCAAGCAGGTGGCCGTCTGTACATACACTCTCTCCTACCGCTACGTTAAAGTTAAGTTAGACTTGAACGAAAACAGTGATCTCGAAGAGATCTTGAAAAACGGTCACGCGAAGCAGCCTGATGAAGCGGAGGCCAAGACAAAAACTGTTCAGAGAAACGGGGGCCATCATCATCGCCATCAGAAACACAAGTCGAAAGAGAAGAACAAGCGCGGTGTTAAGTCCGAGGAACGCCAACCCACAATGGCGGGTGACGCCTCTCAGATCAACGGTAAAACGGTGCATTTCCTGGACGACACATCGGACAGCTCCGGTGTCTCGGACATTGGGGAGACGGACATCGACGCCATAGTCGAGGAGTATCAGGAGAGAGCGCGTATTGCTTCGATGACGCACTTTGAGAACCCGAACAATCACAACAACAAGACCAAAACGAAATCTCCCAGTGCGTTTTCGTCGGCCGTTGCCGTTGGCTTCTCCGTCGTGGTGTGGTCGTGTGCTACGATCACGTCCGCAATCTTAACATTCCGTCTATCGGACCTCATTGAAGGAAACCCGTGGACGATTGCAGGGCTGGTTGTCTTCGTGGTAACTGCGTTGCTGTCGTTGCTCGTGATAGCATTCCAACCTCACCGTGAGGTCAAGCCAGCTTTCCAAACATCACTGTTCCCGTTACTGCCATTTGTGGGGATTTTTCTGAATGTGTTTCTAATGTTTTCTATTTGCGCCGAAGCCTGGACTGTATTCGGCGTTTGTATCTTTGTCG